In Brevinematales bacterium, the sequence TTCAAATTGAGTAGAAACGATTGGATATTTTATAATTATAGCTATAAAACTTATCTGGAGAGAAAAATGTCAACTGAAGTAAAACCTATAGAAGAAAACGTTAAGAAGCAATTGGAAGTTCTAAACCTTTCTTTAGAAGAGTATGAAATGATTATTAATTACCTAGGTAGAAAACCTAATGAAGTTGAACTTGGGATGTTTGGTGCGTTATGGAGTGAACATTGCGGATACAAGCATACCAGGAAATTACTAAAAGAATTACCAACTGAAGGTAAATACATTTACCAAGGACCTGGAGAAAATGCAGGTGTTATAAAAGTCGATGATATCGCAATAGTTTTCAAAATAGAAAGTCACAATCATCCTAGCGCAGTTGAACCATACCAAGGAGCTGCAACAGGTGTTGGAGGTATAGTAAGAGATATACTCGCTATGGGAGCAAGGCCTATAGCACTTCTTGATTCTCTAAGATTTGGCAATCCTTCAAAACCAGAGGTAAGATATACTATCGAAGGAGTTGTAAAAGGTATATCAGATTACGGAAACTGTATAGGAGTACCAACAGTAGCAGGAGAAGTTTATTTCGAGGATGCTTATGAAAAAAATCCTTTAGTCAATGTAATGTGCGTCGGAATAACAAAAATTGATAACCTAGTCAAGTCAGTAGCTAAGGGAATTGGTAACTTAGTTGTGTACTACGGAGCAAAAACAGGGAGAGATGGAGTACATGGGGCTACTTTTGCTTCAGCAGAACTTGATACATCCTCAAAAGAGGATAAATCCAGCATCCAAATAGCAGATCCTTTCGTTGAGAAAAAACTTATAGAAGCAACACTCGAATTAGCGGAAAAAAAACTTGTAGTAGCAATACAAGATATGGGAGCTGCTGGATTAACCAGCTCTTCTTGCGAAATGGCATCCAAAGGAGGGGTTGGAATCGAACTAAATCTTGAAAAAGTACCAGTTAGAGTTAGTGACATAACTCCTTATGAAATAATGTTATCTGAATCTCAAGAAAGAATGCTAGCAATAGTGGAACCATCAAAGCTAGAAGAAGTATCAAAAATACTACAAAAGTGGGAATTAGATTGGGCTGTAATAGGTAAAATAACAAATACAAAACACTGTGTGATAAAATATAAAGATAAAGTAATAGCAGATTTACCACTTAAATACCTCGTAGAAGAGGTACCATTCTACTTAAAACCATCAAAAGAGGATCCAGAAGTTAGAAGAATAAGAGATATAAAACCTACTGTAAACATAGAAGACTACAAATCAACCATACTAAAGTTAATATCATCTCCGAATATCTCTTCAAAGAAATGGATATATGAGCAGTATGATTGGTCTGTTCAAACAAACACTGTTATACCACCTGGCAAAGCTGGTGCTTCCGTAATTAGGATAAAAGGAACGAATAAGGGAATAGCAATTAAAGTTGATGGCAACGGTAGATATATGTACTCACATCCTTACATAGGGGCTATGGTAGCAGTAGCTGAATCAGCAAGAAATGTATCATTCGTAGGAGCAGAACCTGCAGGAATAACAAACTGCTTGAACTTTGGATCACCTGATAATGAAAACGTATCACATCAAATACAACAAGGCATAAAAGGCGTAGCTAAAGCTTGTAAAGAGCTTAATATACCCGTAACAGGCGGAAATGCATCACTCTACAATGAATACGAAAATAAGCCAATTTATCCCACAATAACTATAGGATGCGTAGGTATAATAGACGATATAAGCAAAATAGTAGATAGCGAATTCAAAAAACCCGGAGACCTTATAGCTTTAATTGGTAACGAAACAAAAGAAGATTTCGGTATGGCAGAAATACTTAAGGTCCTAGATAAAGAACTCTGCGGTAAACCCCCTATAATAGAGTTTGAAGTTGAAAAGAAACTACAAGAGTTTGCAAGGTTTGTTATAAAACATGGACTTATATCATCAGCAAACGATCTATCAGAAGGTGGATTAATAGTATCAATCATCGAAAGCATGGTAGATACCGAATTAGGAGCAGCAATCGACTTATCTTCATTACCAGTATATCCAACAATAGCATTATTCTCAGAAACCCAAAGTAGAGGCATATTCTCATTCGATCCTGAATTCTTAGATACTATCAAAACAATATCTCACCATTATAACCTCAAGTTCAGAGTAATAGGAGAAGTAATAAAAGAAAATAAACTCATCATAAAAGGCTTTAAAAACCAAGAAAGCATAATCATCACAAAAGAAGAGCTAAAGAATGCATATTATAGCAATAATTTTTAGTCTAATAATATCAATCAACATCTATGCATTCAACAACTACAATACGGTTACACTATCTAGTGGGTTTTCGGATATAAGAAAATATATTCAACTAGAAGTAGGCATAGAGTATAACAACATATTAGTTAATGCTTTGTTCAATTTATCAGATTATGGATCCTTTAAAAACTACTATTTAGTAAACCCTAGTTACTACATTTACGAAGGAGAAAACAACCTATATGACATCATAACGATACTAGATAGTGGCTTTAAATTCAACAAAATTTCAGTTTTAGGTAGAATTGAAATAAATGGTGTAAGCTTTCAAACTCAAATAATTAAGCTGAGTTGCGGACTTAACACTAGTTTTGAAATCACTAAAAACCTAAAAGCTGGAATTGATATTAGCAAACTAAATCTATTTTATCCAAACTTAGACTTGAAATGTTATCTTGAGTTCGTAAGCAGTGAATTCTTACAAAAGTTATGCATTTCAATGTTTAAAACTCAACTAAGCTATCCAACAATACAGATATTTTCAGAAATCAGAATAGTAGACATTAATTACACTAAACTAAACGTAGGATTTGGATATAACGGAGTATTCGGTGGATATCATCTTTATCCTTACATTACAAAAATAAAAATATTCATTCCACTGGATATAACACTAGGATTGGAAGTGAGGTTTTCACAAAACCTCTTTGAAAATAAAATTTTCATATCCTATGAACCCTTAGATGAATAGGTTAAGATTCGAGTTCGAAGCATTTGCTATATATGTTGCAACACCTCCAACTTTTATGCCATCAATCAACTCTTCTTTTTTTATACCCATAACATCCATAGACATCTGACAAGCAACTATTTCAACTCCACTTTTCATAGCATTCTGTATAAGTTCTTCGAGTGTAGCAATATTTTTTTTCTTCATGATCCATCTTATGATCTTAGGCCCAATACCAAACATATTCATTTTAGATAGCTTGAGATCTTTGGTACCCTTAGGTAACATAATACCAAACATTCTTGATACAAGATCTTTCTCAACTTTTACTTTAGAATCTCTTTTGAGTGCGTTTAGCCCCCAGAAAGTGAAAAACATAGACACTTTCTTACCAGCAGACAAAGCACCATTAGCTATGATAAACGACGCTATTAATCTATCTAGATCATCATCAAAAACTATTATAGTAGCAGAATCGCTGTTTGAAACAACCCTTGTATCAGAGATAGTTTGTTGAGAAGATTTTTCTAAAATTGCCTCTATAACACCTTTTTCTTGCTTTATAGATAAGAGTTTATTACCTGTTACATCAGCCCAAGCCTTTACATCATTAGCAAAACCAGGATCAGTTGCTTTTATTACTAATCTCGCTCCTCTAGGAACTCTATCTACCGTCTCCCTTAGCTTAAGTATAGGACCTGGACACTGAAGCCCACAAGCATCAACTTCAACTACCATACCATTACCTTCTTTCAACGGTTCCTGAGTTACAAGATCAGATAAATCAACTCTATAGCCAGCAAATATATCTTCATTACCCTGCTTTTGAGTCACAACTTCATAAGTTTTATAACCACCTGTAAAATTATAGACTTCTTCAAAACCGTGCTGATATAAAATTCTACACGCAACATAAGCTCTAAGTCCAACTCCACAATATACAACTATCTTTTTGTCTCTTGGTAATTTATCAATATTGTTTCTTATTTCATCAACTGGTATATTAACAGCACCATCAATATGTCCCAAATCGTACTCATCCTTTGTCCTTACATCGAGAACAAAAATGTTTGATCTATCACTACTTAAAAATTCATCCCACGTTATTATTTTCTGCTTACCAGTTAGAACATTTTCAGCAACATAACCTGCTATATTAACAGGATCCTTAGCCGACGAATATGGTGGAGCATAAGCATGATCAAGATCAACCAAATCATATACGGTCAATCCTGCCTGTATAGCAGTAGATAAAACGTCTATTCTCTTATCAACTCCCTCATAACCAACTGCTTGAGCACCAAGTATCTTCCCATCATCAGGAGAAAATATAAGCTTAATAGACATAGGTAAAGCGCCAGGATAGTATCCAGCATGTGATGAAGGATGGATTATAATATACTTGTAAGGTATTCCTTCTCTTCTAAGTAGCTTCTCTGTTGCACCAGTAACAGCAACAGTTATGTCAAAAACTTTAGCAATTGCAGTACCTATTGAACCTTTGTACTTTCTCTTGTTGTTAAAAACAATGTTGTCCGCAACAATTCTACCCTGTAAATTAGCAGGCCATGCTAAAGGAATACCTATTCTCTTCTTTATTACAGGGTGGTAAACTTCAATAGCATCACCTATAGCATATATATCAGGATCAGAAGTTTGTAAATAATCGTTAACAACTATGTGCCCCCTCTCCCCCAATTCAAGACCTGCTTCTTTCGCTAATTTACTTTCAGGCCTAACACCAATAGAAAGAATTACCATATCAACCGTTAATTTCCTACCACTGCTTAGATTAACAGATATTCTACCATCAATTTCTTTATCAAAACTAGCTACACTATCTTTTAGATAAAACTCAACGTTTTTAGTCTTGAGATGTTGATGAACTAAAGCAGCCATTTCAAAATCAATAACCCCCATAACTTGTTCCATAGCCTCAACAATAGTAACCAAAATACCTCTGTGTGATAGGTTTTCAGCCATCTCAAGACCTATAAATCCCGCTCCAACTATAACGGCTCTACGAGGCTTATTTAAATCAATAAAATCCTTTATCTTATCAGTATCCTTTATATCCCTAAGGGTAAATATGTTAGATAAATCTATACCAGGTATAGGCGGTTTGACAGGTATAGCACCAGGCGATAAAACAAGTTTATCATACTTCTCAGTATATTCATTACCAGTCCTTAAGTCCTTAACCAAAACTTCTTTCTTATCTCTATCTATTTTTAAAACTTCACTCCTAGTCCTAATATCAACATTAAACCTCTTAACAAAACCTTCAACAGTCTGAACTAGCAAATTCTCTCTCTCTTTTATAACTCCTCCTATGTAATAAGGTAAACCGCAGTTTGCATAAGATATATAATCTCCTCTCTCAAAAACTACTATCTCAGCACTCTCATCAAGTCTCCTTAGTCTAGCAGCTACAGACATTCCACCTGCAACTCCACCAACTATAACACACTTCATACTATCCCTCCATAAACTCCTACCAGTATATAGTATATGATAATATAACTTAAAATAAAGTTTACAACAACAAATCACATTATTATTAAAAACATCACAGCTCAAAATTAAGAATTTTCTAAACTTCAACCAGCTTATGAATAAATTTTACATTTCATCACTAACATGAAGAATAACTTGAAAAAACTAAATCAGGATATAAAATCTTTAATATAAAAATCACCCAGAGAAAAAGCTATGTCAGAGACAAATTATCACAAAACGCTTGAATACATATATACCCTTACAGACTTCGAAAACTCCAGAAGGTTCAAAAATATTACAGGTTTTCAGAATGTTGAAAAAACCCTTGATTTACTCAGTATAAACTACAAATCCAAAAACATAATACATGTAGCAGGTACAAAAGGTAAAGGAACTGTCTCGTACTTTTGTAGTTATTTAATGTCAAAATTCCTCAAACAAGAAGTAGGTTTATATACATCTCCACATCTTTTGAGTGTAAATGAAAGGATATCTATTTTAGAAAACGGTATTAAAAGAGATATCTCTAATGAAGACTTCTCAGAAATAGCCACAATAGTAAGGGAAGTTATTGAGAAAAATAATATAGAACTAACAACTTTTGACTTTCTGACTGTTATGGCTATGGTATATTTCGAGAATAAAGGAATCCACGACATAGTTTTAGAAGTAGGGCTTGGTGGCAGACTTGACTCAACAAACTTTTGTACTCCGAAAGTATCAGTCATCACGCTTATAGACTACGATCATGCAAATGTACTAGGTAAAACACTAGATAAAATAGCATATGAAAAAGCAGGTATAATAAAACCCAATATCCCAGTAGTATCATCTAGTCAGAGAAAAAGCGCTAGGAAAACAATAGAGGAAGTATCAAGAATTAAAAACTGTGAACTAACATTCATAAATGATATTTACAAAATACTAAAAACGGAGGTAAACTCCGAAGGAACAATAGCAACTGTAAAACATATACCAAGTGAGAATGTTTTCAACATTTCTACAACCATGATAGGTAAGCATTTCGTAGAGAATATATTAGTATCGTACGAGGCAGTAAGAAAAATTTTTGATATACCAGCACATTACATACAATCATTACCTGTCAGAATAAAAGGTAGATTTGATATCCTAAAACTAAGACCACTAATAGTTTTTGACGTAGCTCACTCCCCAAAATCTGTAAATGCCGTAATAGAAAACTACTTAAAAATACTTAACTATGATAAATTTAAACTAATCGCTTCATTTATGAATGACAAAGATATAAAAAGAATATCAAAAGTTATTGGTAAATACAGAAATTACATACAAAAAGTAGAAATAATAAAACAAACTAGCTCAGATGGAAGTAATACTCTAAAATCAGAACTTTCAGAAATAGGATTTAGAAACATATCAGTCTCCGACCAAGTAAATTGTGAAAACATAAACACACTAATAATAGGTAGCTTCAGATTGTACGAAAATGTAATTAATGAACTTGGCATGTAAATACTTTAGCGCTTTTTGCAAAGCTAGCATTATAAACTAAATATATTCAAAAAAAATCAAAGAAAGATACAAATCTTCCATCTCTTGAAATATCCAGCAACACTAGAAATCTTCAACAATTCCTAATTCTCGATATTACATCATCAACATCTTGAACTTCTGGTAAACAAGTTTTACCTCTACACACGAAAAATCCTTTACCTTTAATGCTACTAAAAATTCCTGATACACTATTCAGGTAACCACTCTTTAAGAGTATTAGAGTATTTGTCGGAAAGCACTTTACTATCTTAATAGCATCCTTTACATCCTTATCAACGACAATTACTTTGTTTAGTTCTCTCATCCAAAGGTTTATCGAGTAAAGTAGAAATGTAAAACTCAAAAGTGATGAAATAAAGTAAGAATATGAAATATCTACAGTTCTCTGAATAACATTCTCAAGTAAACTATCACAAATTATGTTATAAAGTATAACAACGTTTCTAAGCATAACAGAATTTCCAGAAGGATACGAAGAATCAGAAAATTCTTTAGTTTTTATAGGTAATTCATAACTATTCGAGATAAAAAAACCACCGCTTTTACTATCAAAGAATTTTTCAATACCTTTTTTAGTAATTTCAATCGCATACTGAAGATATCTATCATCGAAAGTCGCTTGGTAAAGCTGAAAAAGTCCCATAGCCAAAAAGGCATAGTCATCAAGCATTCCTTCAACTGCCACCTCACCATCACAATATCTGTGATACAAGTTTCCATCTAAATAAAGTCTTGAAATTATGAACTCAGCAGCCTTTTTAGAAGTTTCTATCATATCTTCTCTGTCCAAAAGAATTCCTGCCAAAGCAAGAGCAAATATAACCATGCCATTCCAATCTGTTAGTACCTTATTATCTTTTAAT encodes:
- the purL gene encoding phosphoribosylformylglycinamidine synthase subunit PurL; this translates as MSTEVKPIEENVKKQLEVLNLSLEEYEMIINYLGRKPNEVELGMFGALWSEHCGYKHTRKLLKELPTEGKYIYQGPGENAGVIKVDDIAIVFKIESHNHPSAVEPYQGAATGVGGIVRDILAMGARPIALLDSLRFGNPSKPEVRYTIEGVVKGISDYGNCIGVPTVAGEVYFEDAYEKNPLVNVMCVGITKIDNLVKSVAKGIGNLVVYYGAKTGRDGVHGATFASAELDTSSKEDKSSIQIADPFVEKKLIEATLELAEKKLVVAIQDMGAAGLTSSSCEMASKGGVGIELNLEKVPVRVSDITPYEIMLSESQERMLAIVEPSKLEEVSKILQKWELDWAVIGKITNTKHCVIKYKDKVIADLPLKYLVEEVPFYLKPSKEDPEVRRIRDIKPTVNIEDYKSTILKLISSPNISSKKWIYEQYDWSVQTNTVIPPGKAGASVIRIKGTNKGIAIKVDGNGRYMYSHPYIGAMVAVAESARNVSFVGAEPAGITNCLNFGSPDNENVSHQIQQGIKGVAKACKELNIPVTGGNASLYNEYENKPIYPTITIGCVGIIDDISKIVDSEFKKPGDLIALIGNETKEDFGMAEILKVLDKELCGKPPIIEFEVEKKLQEFARFVIKHGLISSANDLSEGGLIVSIIESMVDTELGAAIDLSSLPVYPTIALFSETQSRGIFSFDPEFLDTIKTISHHYNLKFRVIGEVIKENKLIIKGFKNQESIIITKEELKNAYYSNNF
- a CDS encoding CoA-disulfide reductase; protein product: MKCVIVGGVAGGMSVAARLRRLDESAEIVVFERGDYISYANCGLPYYIGGVIKERENLLVQTVEGFVKRFNVDIRTRSEVLKIDRDKKEVLVKDLRTGNEYTEKYDKLVLSPGAIPVKPPIPGIDLSNIFTLRDIKDTDKIKDFIDLNKPRRAVIVGAGFIGLEMAENLSHRGILVTIVEAMEQVMGVIDFEMAALVHQHLKTKNVEFYLKDSVASFDKEIDGRISVNLSSGRKLTVDMVILSIGVRPESKLAKEAGLELGERGHIVVNDYLQTSDPDIYAIGDAIEVYHPVIKKRIGIPLAWPANLQGRIVADNIVFNNKRKYKGSIGTAIAKVFDITVAVTGATEKLLRREGIPYKYIIIHPSSHAGYYPGALPMSIKLIFSPDDGKILGAQAVGYEGVDKRIDVLSTAIQAGLTVYDLVDLDHAYAPPYSSAKDPVNIAGYVAENVLTGKQKIITWDEFLSSDRSNIFVLDVRTKDEYDLGHIDGAVNIPVDEIRNNIDKLPRDKKIVVYCGVGLRAYVACRILYQHGFEEVYNFTGGYKTYEVVTQKQGNEDIFAGYRVDLSDLVTQEPLKEGNGMVVEVDACGLQCPGPILKLRETVDRVPRGARLVIKATDPGFANDVKAWADVTGNKLLSIKQEKGVIEAILEKSSQQTISDTRVVSNSDSATIIVFDDDLDRLIASFIIANGALSAGKKVSMFFTFWGLNALKRDSKVKVEKDLVSRMFGIMLPKGTKDLKLSKMNMFGIGPKIIRWIMKKKNIATLEELIQNAMKSGVEIVACQMSMDVMGIKKEELIDGIKVGGVATYIANASNSNLNLFI
- a CDS encoding Mur ligase family protein encodes the protein MSETNYHKTLEYIYTLTDFENSRRFKNITGFQNVEKTLDLLSINYKSKNIIHVAGTKGKGTVSYFCSYLMSKFLKQEVGLYTSPHLLSVNERISILENGIKRDISNEDFSEIATIVREVIEKNNIELTTFDFLTVMAMVYFENKGIHDIVLEVGLGGRLDSTNFCTPKVSVITLIDYDHANVLGKTLDKIAYEKAGIIKPNIPVVSSSQRKSARKTIEEVSRIKNCELTFINDIYKILKTEVNSEGTIATVKHIPSENVFNISTTMIGKHFVENILVSYEAVRKIFDIPAHYIQSLPVRIKGRFDILKLRPLIVFDVAHSPKSVNAVIENYLKILNYDKFKLIASFMNDKDIKRISKVIGKYRNYIQKVEIIKQTSSDGSNTLKSELSEIGFRNISVSDQVNCENINTLIIGSFRLYENVINELGM